A window from Malania oleifera isolate guangnan ecotype guangnan chromosome 7, ASM2987363v1, whole genome shotgun sequence encodes these proteins:
- the LOC131159389 gene encoding uncharacterized protein LOC131159389 has translation MDSKMVIHNGGCHCRRVKWQVQAPTHVIAWNCSCGDCSMRGNTHFIVPSKSFELLGNSEEFLTTYTFGTHTAKHLFCKVCGITSFYIPRSNPDGIAVTFRCVDPGTLTHVEIKHFDGKNWESSYSQTGIASCSKVETTGIN, from the coding sequence ATGGATTCTAAGATGGTCATACACAATGGTGGATGTCATTGCAGAAGAGTGAAATGGCAAGTGCAAGCACCAACTCATGTTATAGCTTGGAACTGCAGCTGCGGTGACTGCTCCATGAGGGGCAACACTCACTTCATAGTCCCTTCTAAAAGTTTTGAGCTTCTGGGAAACTCTGAAGAGTTTCTTACAACCTACACCTTTGGTACTCACACTGCAAAGCACTTGTTCTGTAAAGTATGTGGCATAACCTCCTTTTATATTCCAAGATCAAACCCAGATGGGATTGCTGTTACATTCAGATGCGTGGACCCTGGGACACTTACCCATGTTGAGATTAAGCATTTTGATGGGAAGAATTGGGAAAGCTCATACAGTCAGACGGGCATTGCTTCGTGTTCAAAGGTTGAGACTACAGGGATAAATTGA
- the LOC131159391 gene encoding uncharacterized protein LOC131159391 gives MDSKMVIQNGGCHCRSVRWQVQAPTHVIAWNCSCSDCSMRGNTNFVVPSKSFELLGKSEEFLTTYTFGTHTAKHLFCKVCGISSFFIPRSNPDGIAVTFRCVDPGTLTHVEIKHFDGKNWESSYSQTGIASCSKVETTGIN, from the coding sequence ATGGATTCTAAGATGGTCATACAAAATGGTGGATGTCATTGCAGAAGTGTGAGATGGCAAGTGCAAGCACCAACTCATGTTATAGCTTGGAACTGCAGCTGCAGTGACTGCTCCATGAGGGGCAACACTAACTTCGTAGTCCCTTCTAAAAGTTTTGAGCTTTTGGGAAAATCTGAAGAGTTCCTTACAACCTACACCTTTGGTACTCACACTGCAAAGCACTTGTTCTGTAAAGTTTGTGGCATATCCTCCTTTTTTATACCAAGATCAAACCCAGATGGGATTGCTGTTACATTCAGATGCGTGGACCCTGGGACACTTACCCATGTTGAGATTAAGCATTTTGATGGGAAGAATTGGGAAAGCTCATACAGTCAGACGGGCATTGCTTCGTGTTCGAAGGTTGAGACTACAGGGATAAATTGA
- the LOC131159390 gene encoding uncharacterized protein LOC131159390, which translates to MDSKMVIHNGGCHCRSVKWQVQAPTHVIAWNCNCSNCSMRGNTHFIVPSKSFELLGNSEEFLTTYTFGTHTAKHLFCKVCGITSFFIPRINPDGIAVTFRCVDPGTLAHVEIKHFDGKNWESSQSQTGIASCSKVETTGIN; encoded by the coding sequence ATGGATTCAAAGATGGTCATACACAATGGTGGATGTCATTGCAGAAGTGTGAAATGGCAAGTGCAAGCACCAACTCATGTTATAGCTTGGAACTGCAACTGCAGTAACTGCTCCATGAGGGGCAACACTCACTTCATAGTCCCTTCTAAAAGTTTTGAGCTTCTGGGAAACTCTGAAGAGTTCCTTACAACCTACACCTTTGGTACTCACACTGCAAAGCACTTGTTCTGTAAAGTATGTGGCATAACCTCCTTTTTTATTCCAAGAATAAACCCAGATGGGATTGCTGTTACATTCAGATGCGTGGACCCTGGGACACTTGCCCATGTTGAGATTAAGCATTTTGATGGGAAGAATTGGGAAAGCTCACAGAGTCAGACGGGCATTGCTTCGTGTTCGAAGGTTGAGACTACAGGGATAAATTGA